Genomic segment of Ewingella sp. CoE-038-23:
GGACAACGCCGACAGACGCTGGGCCTCTTCCGGAGAAACCGACCACACGATGGAACACAAGTGCGGGTCAGCCAGCGGCAGGAATGCCAGAATGCCTTCGCCATGAAACACCTGCCGCGCCACCGACTGGTGAGGCTCGGCGGTGCGAATAGTGGCGACCAGCGCATGGTGGCGGTAGTCCCAGAAGGTCAGCGGGATATCCGCATGCTGGCGCAGCCAGGACTGCGCGCCGTCCGCGCCAACCACTAGGCGGGCGCTGAGCTGGCGGTCATCGTTCAAGGTAATAAAGGCGTCGTTTTCGCCCCAGGCCACGTTTTTCAAGGTCGCCGGGCAGAGCAAAGTGATGTCAGAGGAGTGCTCGGCTTTTTGCCACAGGGCGCGCAGGATCACGTCGTTTTCAATGATGTGCCCCAAGTGGCTGAAACCATACTCTTCGCCACGAAAAGCAATTTTCCCGAAGCTGTCGCGGTCCCACACTTCCATGCCTTGATAGGCATTGACGCGCTGGGCGGTGATGTTGTCCCATACGCCGATATATTTCAGCAGGCGCTCGCTGGCGGCGTTAATGGCCGACACGCGCAGACCCGGCGCTGCTGGCAGAGGAGAGTCGAGATCGGGTTGGTGGCTGTCCACCACGGCAACGCGCAGGCCGCTGCCCTGTAACCCACAGGCCAGCGCTAGGCCAACCATGCCGCCACCGGCGATAACTACATCAAAAGATTGCATAAATTTTCCTGTGGGAAGAGGTTCAGCGGGTTACCCAACCTAGCGTGCGCCGGGTAAAGGCGTCGCGTAAAGGTGTAATGCCTTCCATCGCCATCAGGCCGAGATTGCGCCCGACCATCAAGGGAACATAGCGATTGGCGAAAAGGTGGATCAGGCCGTCAGTCACGCCGACCGTCGCCTGCTGGTCTGGCTGGCGGCGTTGCTGATAGCCGCTCAACACTCGGTAGCTACCAATGTCTTTGCCGGCCAGATGCGCCGTCGCCACGGTTTCGGCTAAGGTCATGACGTCACGCAGGCCAAGGTTGAAGCCCTGACCCGCTATCGGATGCAGGGTTTGCGAGGCGTTGCCTACCAGCGCCAGTCGATGGCTAATATGGCTGTTGGCGGTCTGCAATTGCAGCGGATAGCTGAATCGCTTGCCCGCCTGCTGCATTTTACCCAAGCGCCAGCCAAAGGCTTTCTGTAGCTCGGCGAGGAATTTCTCTTCGCTCCAGCTATCAATGTCAGCCTGCGCCTCGCGCGGGTGGCACCAGACCAAAGAGCTGCGCCCTTTCGACATCGGCAGCAGCGCCAGCGGGCCGTGCTCGGTAAAACGCTCAAAAGCCCGGCCGCGATGAGGTTCGCCAGTGACGACGTTGGCGATCACCGCAATTTGGCCGTAATCCTCGCGCTGCCAGCGAATGTTGCAGGCTTTGCCGAGCATGGAGTGAGAGCCGTCTGCCGCCACCAGCAGCTTGCCGTCGAGCACGTCGCCGTTGTCGAGCGTCACGCTGGCGCCGTCAGCCGTGCGCTGCACGTCGGTGACTTTCGCCGGGCAGTGCAGCGTCACGCCGGGAGCCTCTTGCAGCTTGGCAAACAGGCGTTGGCCCACGCCGTGCAGTTCAACCACCTGCCCCAGCGCTTCTACGCCGTAGTGCCCGGCATTGAGATTCACAAAGGCCGCATGGCCGCGATCGCTAACATGAATGTCGCTGATTGGCGTGGCGATATCGGATAAGACAGACCACAGCCCGATGCGCGCCAGCTGCTGGCAGGTGCCTTGGGCCAGCGCGATGGATCTGGCGTCAAACCCCGGATGACCATTGCCACCCAGCGAAGAAGCCTCAATCAGATGCACCGGCAGTTGGCCATGAGTCAGCGCGGAGATGGCCAGTGCCAGCGTGGCGCCGGTCATCCCGCCGCCAACAATAATAATGCTCATATTATTTACGGGCCGCCGCCATCAGGGCTTCAATGTCATCGGCCTCTTTCACCACGTCGCCGGTGAAGATTTCAATGCCGTCGGCGGTGATCAGGATGTCATCTTCGATACGGATACCAATGCCGCGATACTGCTCAGGGACATCGGCGTCTGGCGCGATATACAGGCCCGGCTCGACGGTCAGGACCATGCCCGGCTCGAGAGTGCGGGTGCGCTCAGGGCTGCCGTAGTTGCCGACGTCATGCACATCCAGCCCCAGCCAGTGGGACAGGCCGTGCATAAAGAACGGGCGGTGCGCCTGCTCGCTATAAAGGGTGTCGACGTCGCCGTGCAGGATGCCGAGCTTGACCAAACCTTCCAGCATCACACGGACGGCGGCTTCGTTGGCTTCTTGGATGCTGCTGCCCGGACGTAACACTTCCAGCGCTTTGTATTCTGAAGCCAGCACGATGTCATAGATTTCGCGCTGCGCTTTGCTGAACTTGCCGCTAACCGGGAAGGTGCGGGTGATATCACCTGCGTAGCCTTGGAACTCACAGCCCGCGTCAATCAGCACTAAGTCGCCGTCGCGCAGCTGGGATTCATTTTCGGTGTAGTGCAGGATGCAGCCGTTTTCGCCGCTGCCAACGATAGTGTTATAGGAAGGGAAACGCGCGCCGTGGCGGTTAAATTCGTGATGAATTTCGCCTTCAAGGTGGTATTCAAACAGGCCAGCGCGGCATTTTTCCATGGCGCGAGTATGGGCCATGGCGGTGATTTCACCGGCGCGGCGCATCACGGCAATCTCTTCCGGCGATTTGAACAGGCGCATTTCATGCACGATAGGACGCCAGTCGATGACGGTATCCGGCGCACTCAGGCTCTGGCGTGAGCCTTTGCGCAGCTTGTCCATAGCGCGATTGACGATCTCGTCAGCATAGGCATATTCGCCCTGCGCGTGATACAGCGCGTCAAGACCGTTAAAGAGAAGATGAAGTTGCGTGTTGATGTCATCAAACGGCAGTGCGCGGTCGATGCCCAACTTAGCGGGTGCCGCGTCCTGACCCAGACGGCGACCGAACCAGATCTCAGCAGTCAAATCACGCACGCGGTTAAACAGCACGCTGTGGTTGTGATTCTCATCGCTTTTCACCAGCACCAGCGCGGCTTCCGGCTCGTTAAACCCGGTGAGATACCAGAAGTCACTGTTTTGACGGAAAGGATAATCACTGTCAGCACTGCGCAATGCTTCTGGGGCAGCGAAGATAATTGCCGCGCTGCCCGGTGCCATCTTGGCTAACAGAGCCTGACGGCGATTTTCGAATTCCTGCTGAGTCATCACTTCATCTCCCGAAACGGTTTTAATTTATTGTTATATGACTAATTAGTGCAGCGTGCGCGGGCTTTCCGGTGCCAGCGGGTGGCTGTGACCAAATTCGCCGAAGCATAAGATAGCCGCCACGCGAACGTATTCGACCACCTCTTCCAAAGAAGAAGCCAGCTGCTCTTGGTCTTCATCTTCTTCATAACCGAGCTGGGCAATGCTGCGCAGGTCGTCAATGGCTTCGCCCACTTCGCCTTTCACTTTGGCGAGCTTCGGCTGCATCATGCCCAGACCCAGCAAGAAGTGATTTACCCAACCAGCTAAGGCGTCAGCGCGTTCGAAAATGTGCTTTTCGTCGTCCGGCATTAACATGTTGAATTCAA
This window contains:
- the ubiI gene encoding FAD-dependent 2-octaprenylphenol hydroxylase; its protein translation is MQSFDVVIAGGGMVGLALACGLQGSGLRVAVVDSHQPDLDSPLPAAPGLRVSAINAASERLLKYIGVWDNITAQRVNAYQGMEVWDRDSFGKIAFRGEEYGFSHLGHIIENDVILRALWQKAEHSSDITLLCPATLKNVAWGENDAFITLNDDRQLSARLVVGADGAQSWLRQHADIPLTFWDYRHHALVATIRTAEPHQSVARQVFHGEGILAFLPLADPHLCSIVWSVSPEEAQRLSALSKEAFNKVLASTFDLRLGLCSVESERLTFPLTGRYARSFAAQRLALVGDAAHTVHPLAGQGVNLGFMDAAELASEIRRLQRAGKDFGQHMYLRRYERRRKHSAALMLAGMQGFRELFNGDNPAKKLLRDIGLTLADSLPGVKPKLVRQAMGLNDLPEWLEQDPVRLK
- a CDS encoding YecA family protein: MSIENTYPTYDSLDHALKQQSVALTAAEMHGLISGLLCGGNRDGSWLTLVHDLTNEGMAFPHTLADLLQQLRKATADTLEDDSFEFNMLMPDDEKHIFERADALAGWVNHFLLGLGMMQPKLAKVKGEVGEAIDDLRSIAQLGYEEDEDQEQLASSLEEVVEYVRVAAILCFGEFGHSHPLAPESPRTLH
- the ubiH gene encoding 2-octaprenyl-6-methoxyphenyl hydroxylase; its protein translation is MSIIIVGGGMTGATLALAISALTHGQLPVHLIEASSLGGNGHPGFDARSIALAQGTCQQLARIGLWSVLSDIATPISDIHVSDRGHAAFVNLNAGHYGVEALGQVVELHGVGQRLFAKLQEAPGVTLHCPAKVTDVQRTADGASVTLDNGDVLDGKLLVAADGSHSMLGKACNIRWQREDYGQIAVIANVVTGEPHRGRAFERFTEHGPLALLPMSKGRSSLVWCHPREAQADIDSWSEEKFLAELQKAFGWRLGKMQQAGKRFSYPLQLQTANSHISHRLALVGNASQTLHPIAGQGFNLGLRDVMTLAETVATAHLAGKDIGSYRVLSGYQQRRQPDQQATVGVTDGLIHLFANRYVPLMVGRNLGLMAMEGITPLRDAFTRRTLGWVTR
- the pepP gene encoding Xaa-Pro aminopeptidase, with product MTQQEFENRRQALLAKMAPGSAAIIFAAPEALRSADSDYPFRQNSDFWYLTGFNEPEAALVLVKSDENHNHSVLFNRVRDLTAEIWFGRRLGQDAAPAKLGIDRALPFDDINTQLHLLFNGLDALYHAQGEYAYADEIVNRAMDKLRKGSRQSLSAPDTVIDWRPIVHEMRLFKSPEEIAVMRRAGEITAMAHTRAMEKCRAGLFEYHLEGEIHHEFNRHGARFPSYNTIVGSGENGCILHYTENESQLRDGDLVLIDAGCEFQGYAGDITRTFPVSGKFSKAQREIYDIVLASEYKALEVLRPGSSIQEANEAAVRVMLEGLVKLGILHGDVDTLYSEQAHRPFFMHGLSHWLGLDVHDVGNYGSPERTRTLEPGMVLTVEPGLYIAPDADVPEQYRGIGIRIEDDILITADGIEIFTGDVVKEADDIEALMAAARK